The genomic DNA CGGATCACCGGCACGATCCGCAAGGGGCTGGCCAGCGTCTCGGTCACGGGCCGCCTGCGCGGGTCCGCCGGGACCGGCCGCTGGACGCTGTCCGGGCTCGGTGCCTGCGCGGGGCGCTGGACGGCCCGCCGCACCGGCTAGGGAGAGCGGGCGGTCGGCCTCTTTCCGGCCCCTTTCCGGCCGAGGCGCGGCGGTCACACGGTCAGGACGGCCCAGCCGTGGGCCGGAAGGGTCACGCGGGCGCCGGTGCTGCCGGCCTCGGCGAGATCGCCGGTGCCGGCCTCGATCGCCCGGGCTTCCGGCACCGGCAGCGTCGCGTCCGCGTCGGCGAGGTTCAGGGCCGTCAGCACCCGCGCGCTCCCGTCGCCCAGCGCGAGCACGATCTGCGCGTTGGCGAGGTGCAGCGCCCGCGCCCGCGCGCGGTGGAGTCCGGCGTGGCGCCGCCGGAGGGCGATCAGGTCCCGGTGCAGCCGGTAGATCGGCCAGCCGTAGGGAGCGAGATCCGCGGGCGTCGGCGGGAAGGCCGGCCGGATAGCGTCGTCGCCGCCGACCCGCTCCTCCTTCACGCCGCGGAAGGCCTGCTCGTCGCCGGCATAGATCGAGGGCGTCCCGCCGCAGGTCAGCAGGATCGCCAGCGCGTGCGGCAGGTGCCGCTCGTCGGTGAGCCGGCTCGCGATGCGCGTCACGTCGTGGTTGCCCACGAAGGTCAGGGGCGCGAACCTGTCGAGAAGGCCGTTGTGCCGGTCCAGGGCGTGGGCCAGCTCGAACAGGTTGCGATCGTTGAGGGCGCTCCAGATCGCCTTCCAGAGCTCGTACTGGGTCACCGAATCCATGCCGGTGTCCTGCACGATGCGGGCGTAGTCGCCGTGGATCACCTCGCCGACGATGTAGGCCTCCGGATGCGCGAGGCGGACCTGCCGCAGCACGCGCGCCCAGAAGCGCGGCGGCACCGCGTAGGCCGCGTCCAGCCGCCAGCCGTCGGCGCCCCGGGCGAGCCAGTGGCCCATGACGGCGGCGACGTGGTCAGCGACGCGCGGGTCGTCGTGGTTGAGCGTGACGAGCTGCCGGTGTCCCTCGAAGCAGGCGTAGTCCGGCTCGATGCCCGGGCCGGAGCCCCGCGGCCAGGACAGCCGGAACCAGCCGGCCCGCTCGGATTCGGGCCCGTGCCGCAGGACGTCCTGGAAGGCCGGGTGCGCCCGCCCGACATGGTTGAACACGCCGTCGAGCAGGACGCGGAGGCCGCGGGCCCGGGCCGCCGCGACCAGGGCGTCGAAATCGGCCTCGTCGCCGAGGCGCGGGTCGATGCGGAAATGGTCGATCGTGTCGTAGCCGTGCGTGGAGGCCGCGAAGATCGGCCCGAGCGCCAGCCCGGACGCGCCGAGCTCGACCGCGTAGTCGAGCCAGCCGTGCAGGTGGGCGAGGCGGTGCGTGACCGGTGCGGCCGGATCGGCTTCGTCGGGGGCTCCGACGAAGCCGAGGGGAAAGACCTGCCACCAGACTGCCTGTTCGATCCAGGACGCCACGCGACCTCCTCCGTCTCCGATCGGGACCGAACCCTGCCGCGCCGCGATGGTTGCAGGCTCGCCGCCGGCCCGGACGCGGCCTCGGCTCGCGGCGGGGGATCCCCGGGCAGCCCGGACCAAGATCTGGGGCGGGGCGCGGTCACGGGTCGGGATGTGGGATCGGGCAGGTGGCGCGGGGCGGGAAGAGATCTCCGCGGACCGGCGCTAAGTCCCGGCCGCGCCAGCGCTATCGCTGCGGAACCGGGACGCTGTCTTGTCACCAGGAAAGCCTGGTGGAGCTGAGGGGATTCGAACCCCTGACCTCCGCAGTGCGATTGCGGCGCTCTCCCATCTGAGCTACAGCCCCGTCGAGGCGCCGGCCTTGTAGGCGCGGGCGGCTCAGCCTGTCAATTCCCTGTTTCAACGTCGCCCGCCGCGCGCCGCTCCGGCGCTGGGGTGCGGGCGGCCCGAAGGATACGCGCGGACCCGCATGAACGCCCTGATCTGGCTCTTCGACACGGTCGTCCAGCTTTTCATCTACGTCCTCATCGCAAGCGCGGTTCTCAGCTGGCTCGTCGCGTTCAACGTGGTGAACGTGCGCAACCCGATCGTCGCGCAGATCGGCGAGGTGCTCTACCGGCTGACCGAGCCGGTGCTGCGGCCGATCCGCAACCTGCTGCCCAATCTCGGGGGCGTCGACATCTCGCCGATCATCCTCATCTTGCTGCTGCTGTTCATCAGCCGTCTGCTGCATGAATACGCCGTGCCCGCAGCTTACGTTTACACGCAGTAGGGTCGAACGCCCGTGAAGACGAATCCTGGCCGCTTCTTCGAGGATTTCCGCCTCGGCGAGACCATCCGCCACGCCACCCCGCGCACCGTGACGGTGGGCGACGTGGCGCTGTACACGGGCCTCTACGGGCCGCGCTTCGCCGTGCAGTCGTCGGACGCCTTCGCCCGGGCCATCGGCTACCCGAAGAGCCCGCTCGACGACCTGCTCACCTTCCACATGGTGTTCGGCAAGACCGTCCCGGACGTCTCCCTCAACGCGCTGGCCAATCTCGGCTACGCCGAGGGCGGGTTCCGGCGGCCGGTCTACCCGGGCGAGACGCTCTCCACCGTGTCGGAGGTGATCGGCCTCAAGGAGAGCTCGAACCGGCAGACCGGCGTGGTCTACGTCCGCTCGGTGGGCTCCGACGAGCGCGGCGAGACCGTGCTGAGCTATTGCCGCTGGGTGCTCGTGCGCAAGCGCGACCCCGAGGCGGCGATCGCCGAGGAGCACGTGCCGAGCCTCGCCAAGGTGGTCGACCCGCAGGACCTCGCGGGCGCGCTGCCGAAGCTCTCGGCCGCCGCCTACGATACCGACCTCGCCGGCAGCCCGCACCGCTTCGCGGATTACACGGTGGGTGAGAAGATCGACCACGTCGACGGCATGACCGTCGAGGAGGCCGAGCACCAGATCGCCACGCGCCTGTTCCAGAACACCGCCAAGGTGCATTTCGACGGGCTGGCCGCCAAGGACACCCGCTTCGGCCGGCGCCTGATCTACGGCGGCCACGTGATCTCGCTGGCGCGGGCGCTGAGCTTCAACGGGCTCGGCAACGCCTTCGCCCTCGCGGGCATCAACGCCGGCCGCCACGTGGCGCCGCTCTTCGCCGGCGACACGGTCTATGCCTGGAGCGAGGTGCTGGCGACCGCCGATGTCGGCCGCGACGATGTCGGGCTCCTGCGCCTGCGGACGGTCGCCACCAAGAACCAGCCCTGCGGCGCCTTCCCGGACCGCGCCGGCGACGGCTACGACCCGGCGGTGATCCTCGACCTCGACTACTGGGCGTTCGTGCCGAAATAGGCGGCCGCGCCCCGGACGGCACCGCTCGGCGAGGCCGGCGGGGGCGCGCCTCAGCGGATCCCGCCGCCGACCACGCCCGCCTCGACCGCCAGCGACAGGCGGTCCGTGACCGCCCACTCGACGCCCACGCCGGCCACCGGCCGGACCGCGATGTCCTGGCGCGCGAACGGCAGCGACCCCGGGGTCGGCCCGACGCGCAGCGTCTGGTGCAGGGCCAGGGCGCCGGTCTTGGCGTAGACCAGCACGTCCGGCGCGACGAGGGTGCCGACCTTCACCTCCAGGGATCCGGCGAAGTCGTTGGAATAGGCGAGCCGCCCGTAGCCCGGCGTGAGGTTGCCGCCGAGGCCGGCGAGATAGTCGAACCCGCCGCTGATGCCGTAGAGGATCGGGCCCTCCTGCCACATCCGGCCGCCCTCGAACCCGATGGTCGGTCCCGAATAGCTGCCGAGATGCCGGGACGTGCTGACCGCGTAGCCGGTCGACAGGCGGGCGTAGGAGCCGGTCCAGCGGCCGTACGCGTCCTCGGGCATCTGCGGCCACGCGAAGGAGGGCAGCGGCGCGAAGCCGATGGACGGCCAGAACAGCGCCTGGGCGGCGGCGGGACCGGCCGGGAGCCAGCAGGCCCCGAGCACGAGGCCGGCCGCGAGGCGGCGGAACGGACGGGAATCGGCGCGTCTGCTCATGCCGCCATCCTACCCGAAGGCACCGGATCGCGACAGGCTTGGCCGTGGCCGCCCGCGGGATCGTGCGCGCCCCGCCCGCCGCTGACCGGGCGCTCAGATTTTTCCGTCGAGGCCCATCTGGTAGTACTTGTGGGTGATCTTGTCCTGGTTCTCGAGGAGCCAGTCGATCGAGGGCTCGTTGGTCATGGCCTTGCGGATCGCCTCGGTCATGCCCCGGCGCTGGATGTCGAACAGCGCCTTGTGGTCGACGTGCTGGGCCTCGATGACGCCGGGGCTGAGCCAGACCGAGCAGATGATGCCGAGGTCGTTGGCCTTGTGCTTGGGGATGTAGCCGGCGCGCACGGCGTCCAGCACGCCGTTGGCGATGGCGAACTGGACGGTGCCCATCAGGATCGAGGTGTACTTGCTCTCGGTGACACTGACCTTGGACACGCACAGGGTGACCGGGCGGACCATGATGTCGGTGTTGAGCAGGGCGAAGACGCGGCTGTGGCCGACGACCTGATCGCCGGTCAGCGTGGCCAGGGCGGTGCCGACCGGCCCGTCGAGCTCGCCGATGATGACCTCGGGCTCGGAGGCGGTGTTGGGCGGCCCGCCCGCGACCAGGGCCTCGCCGGCCCGCAGGATGATGCGCTCGTTCATGCTGTCCCTCGTGGCGGTCGGGCGATCCGGCTCTGCCCGACGGCGCGGCTCCTAACACCGGCCCGCCGCGCCTGTCGACGCGGGCGGGCGCACGCCACCGGCTGCGGCTCCGCGGCGCGGGAGGAGGGGGCGGCCGGAGGGGGGCGGCCGTCGCGGCCGCCCGCCCGGTCAGTCGCGCACGATGACCTTGGTGCCGACGCGGACCCGGTCGTAGAGGTCGGTCACGTCCTTGTTGGTCATGCGGATGCAGCCGGACGAGACCGCCGCGCCCATCGTCTCGGGCTCGTTCGAGCCGTGGATGCGGTAGAGCGACGAGCCGAGATAGAGGGCGCGGGCGCCCAGCGGGTTGTCCTGGCCGCCGGCCATGTACCGCGGCAGGTCGGGGCGGCGGGCCAGCATCTGCTGCGGCGGGCGCCAGTCCGGCCACTCCTTCTTCATGGTGACGGTCTTGGTGCCGGACCACGAGAAGCCCTGCCGCCCGACGCCCACGCCGTAGCGGACCGCCGCGCCGCCGCCGAGCACGTAGTAGAGTCGGCGCTGGCGGGTCGAGACCACGATGGTGCCGGGCTTCTCCTTGCCGGTCCACGCCACCGTCTCGCGCGGGATCGCCTGGCTGCGGAAGATGTTGAGGAAGTCCGCGATCGGACCCCTGTCCAGCGGGTTGGCGGCCGCCGCCGGGGCGCTCCCGAGCAGCAGGCCCGCGAGCCCGAGTAGCGCGATCCGTCTCGCCATGGTCTTCCGTCCTCCGTTCGTCGCGGCGCGGGGACTCGCGGGTCTTCGCGGGTCTTCGCGGGTCTTCGCGGATCTCGGCGGGTCTTCGCAGATCTCGGCCAAGCCCGCGCGGAACCCCTGCGCGCATGGGGCGAGCCGGCCCGGACTTCACGGCAAGGTTGAGGCCGGGCCGCCGGTATGGCCACTTCCGGGCGCAGCTGTGTGCTGCGCGCAACACTGGGCGGGTGGCGCGACGCCGTGGGTGATTGCGCGCGGCGACCGCCGTGCTTATCTCAGACTCGTGATCCGATCCGCCGCTCTCCTGACCCGCCGCGCCGCGGGCCTGCCGGACCGCCTCGCCCGGGGCCTCGCCGCGCTGGCGCTGCTCGTGCTCGCGACGGCCGCGCTGGTGGCTGCGCCCGCGCGGGCCGAGGCCGCGCGCCCGGAGGGCCCGGCCTGCGCCATCGCGAGCCCGCGCCTGACGATCCTGTCCGGCACGCCGGACGCGCAGCCCGAGGCTAAGCGGTCCGAGGCCAAGCGTTCGGTCTTCGGCCGCACCGATCTCTGCGCCGCCGACAGCGAGATCCTCACCGAACTGGGGCTGCCGCGCCCGCCGGTCGACGCGCCGCGCCCCCGTCACACTGTCAACGCATCGTTCGACTACAGGTCCGACAGCGTACCGGCCTCCGCGCCGGACGGTTCGCCGCACCGGCCTCCACGCCGGGCCTGACGCGCGCGCCGGTCTCGCGGCCGGCATGATGGCGCGCCCGTCCTGATCTTCGTCCGACCGGCCTCGTGACCGGTCCCGGGATCTGACTCGACGATGCGCGGGCCCACGCTCCGCGCCAGCCTCAGCAGACGCA from Methylobacterium oryzae includes the following:
- a CDS encoding alpha-amylase family glycosyl hydrolase, with amino-acid sequence MASWIEQAVWWQVFPLGFVGAPDEADPAAPVTHRLAHLHGWLDYAVELGASGLALGPIFAASTHGYDTIDHFRIDPRLGDEADFDALVAAARARGLRVLLDGVFNHVGRAHPAFQDVLRHGPESERAGWFRLSWPRGSGPGIEPDYACFEGHRQLVTLNHDDPRVADHVAAVMGHWLARGADGWRLDAAYAVPPRFWARVLRQVRLAHPEAYIVGEVIHGDYARIVQDTGMDSVTQYELWKAIWSALNDRNLFELAHALDRHNGLLDRFAPLTFVGNHDVTRIASRLTDERHLPHALAILLTCGGTPSIYAGDEQAFRGVKEERVGGDDAIRPAFPPTPADLAPYGWPIYRLHRDLIALRRRHAGLHRARARALHLANAQIVLALGDGSARVLTALNLADADATLPVPEARAIEAGTGDLAEAGSTGARVTLPAHGWAVLTV
- a CDS encoding YggT family protein; the encoded protein is MNALIWLFDTVVQLFIYVLIASAVLSWLVAFNVVNVRNPIVAQIGEVLYRLTEPVLRPIRNLLPNLGGVDISPIILILLLLFISRLLHEYAVPAAYVYTQ
- a CDS encoding MaoC family dehydratase; this encodes MKTNPGRFFEDFRLGETIRHATPRTVTVGDVALYTGLYGPRFAVQSSDAFARAIGYPKSPLDDLLTFHMVFGKTVPDVSLNALANLGYAEGGFRRPVYPGETLSTVSEVIGLKESSNRQTGVVYVRSVGSDERGETVLSYCRWVLVRKRDPEAAIAEEHVPSLAKVVDPQDLAGALPKLSAAAYDTDLAGSPHRFADYTVGEKIDHVDGMTVEEAEHQIATRLFQNTAKVHFDGLAAKDTRFGRRLIYGGHVISLARALSFNGLGNAFALAGINAGRHVAPLFAGDTVYAWSEVLATADVGRDDVGLLRLRTVATKNQPCGAFPDRAGDGYDPAVILDLDYWAFVPK
- a CDS encoding outer membrane protein, which gives rise to MSRRADSRPFRRLAAGLVLGACWLPAGPAAAQALFWPSIGFAPLPSFAWPQMPEDAYGRWTGSYARLSTGYAVSTSRHLGSYSGPTIGFEGGRMWQEGPILYGISGGFDYLAGLGGNLTPGYGRLAYSNDFAGSLEVKVGTLVAPDVLVYAKTGALALHQTLRVGPTPGSLPFARQDIAVRPVAGVGVEWAVTDRLSLAVEAGVVGGGIR
- a CDS encoding formaldehyde-activating enzyme; the protein is MNERIILRAGEALVAGGPPNTASEPEVIIGELDGPVGTALATLTGDQVVGHSRVFALLNTDIMVRPVTLCVSKVSVTESKYTSILMGTVQFAIANGVLDAVRAGYIPKHKANDLGIICSVWLSPGVIEAQHVDHKALFDIQRRGMTEAIRKAMTNEPSIDWLLENQDKITHKYYQMGLDGKI
- a CDS encoding L,D-transpeptidase gives rise to the protein MARRIALLGLAGLLLGSAPAAAANPLDRGPIADFLNIFRSQAIPRETVAWTGKEKPGTIVVSTRQRRLYYVLGGGAAVRYGVGVGRQGFSWSGTKTVTMKKEWPDWRPPQQMLARRPDLPRYMAGGQDNPLGARALYLGSSLYRIHGSNEPETMGAAVSSGCIRMTNKDVTDLYDRVRVGTKVIVRD